One Streptomonospora salina genomic window, TGGTTCATGTGGGACGAGCTCGCCGAGGGCGCCCTGGGGGCGGTCGTGCTGGCCGACACCCGCCGGCTCGACACCTGCTTTCCCGCCGTGGACTTCTTCGAGCGCCGGCGGATCCCGTTCGTCGTCGCGGTCAACCGGTTCGAGGGCGCCTATGACTACGGGATCGAGGAGGTCCGCGAAGCCGTGGACGTCAGTCCGGAGGTGCCCATCCTGCTCGCCGACGCCCGCGACCGCCAGTCGAGCAAATCGGTTCTGCTCGCACTCGTCGAGCACGTGATGCACCGACGCAGCCCGGCGGTGTCCGGCCAACCGCTAACATAGGCGGACGATCATGACCGCGATCCCCCCAAGCCCGAGGTCCGGTGCCGTTTTCCGACGCCGGAGCCCAGGCGAGCGGGCGAGATCATCACTCACTAGTCGTTAGCATTCTTCGCGTGAACCCTGACAGCATGCATAACTCGGACAGACTGCCCCCTCGGGATCTTCCGCGGCGCCGCTCCGGTCGGCACCGCAACCCGCTGTCCTTCGACAGTTGGGTGGGTACCCCGACTCTCGTCCTCGCCGTTCCGGCCGAGACCGGCTCGTCGGACGACGGTTCCGACGGCGCCGGCATCGGTGCGGAGATGGCCGACCTCGTGCGCGCCTACCGCCCCGAGGTGACCCTCAGGCACGGCCGCGCCGGCAGCCCCGACCTGGTCGAGGCTCTCGCCGGTCTGGAGAGCCGCGAGGATCACCCCCTGCGCGGAGTCGTGGTCCCCTTGGTCACCGGGCCCCACCGCCCCACGTCCGAGGCCGTCGACGCGGCGGTCGCGGAGGCCGGCGCCGACGTCCGCGTCACCGAGGCGCTGGGCCCGCATCCCATGCTCGCCGAGACGCTGCACTTGCGCCTGGCCGAGGCCGGGTTCGTGCGCGCCGACCGGATGCGCCTGATCAGCGTGGTCGCCCCCGGAACCCAGATGACCGACGGCGTCGTCGTCGGCGCGGTCGGTGGCGACGAGGGCATCAGCGCGGCCGGGGTGACCGCCGTGCTGCTGGCGGCGCGGCTGGGCATCACCGTGCTCCCGGCCGACCTCGAGGACCGGGGGAGCCTGGACGACGCGTTCCAGCAGCTCTCGGCCGCCGGGTGTGCGCGCCCGGTGATCGCCCCCTGCGCGGTCGGCCCGGAGTTCCCCGCCGAGCGCCTCGACGAGCTGGCAC contains:
- a CDS encoding sirohydrochlorin chelatase codes for the protein MHNSDRLPPRDLPRRRSGRHRNPLSFDSWVGTPTLVLAVPAETGSSDDGSDGAGIGAEMADLVRAYRPEVTLRHGRAGSPDLVEALAGLESREDHPLRGVVVPLVTGPHRPTSEAVDAAVAEAGADVRVTEALGPHPMLAETLHLRLAEAGFVRADRMRLISVVAPGTQMTDGVVVGAVGGDEGISAAGVTAVLLAARLGITVLPADLEDRGSLDDAFQQLSAAGCARPVIAPCAVGPEFPAERLDELARHYDARASAPLGAGSTLAKIAALRYAEVLNTLGAEVPPTADDVPAPVGSRHRQEE
- a CDS encoding GTP-binding protein; amino-acid sequence: MASADSDNAAPHPGAASGPASEGHIPLAVKILVAGGFGVGKTTMVGSVSEIAPLSTEEVMTEASMGVDDLGGVEDKSTTTVALDFGRITVNQQVVLYLFGTPGQGRFWFMWDELAEGALGAVVLADTRRLDTCFPAVDFFERRRIPFVVAVNRFEGAYDYGIEEVREAVDVSPEVPILLADARDRQSSKSVLLALVEHVMHRRSPAVSGQPLT